The Ignavibacteriales bacterium DNA segment CAGTATCTTTTTTATTGAATCTGTTTGATCCGAAAACAAAATATTTCCCATCTGGTGAAAACATTGGGAAGCCATCAAATGACGGATTGAAAGTAATGCGTTCCAAACCTGTTCCATCAATATTAATCATAAATAAATTAAAATCTCTTGGATTATCACCTTGATAATTTGATGAAAAAATAATTTTCTTTCCACTAGGATGAAAAAATGGTGCAAAGCTGGCCTTACCCAGATTTGTAATTTGCTTCATATTTTTTCCATCAGCATCCATTACATATATTTCAAGAGCGGAAGGTCTAACATAACCATTTTCAACTAAATCGTTATAATCAGACATCTCTTCTGGCGTATTGGGTCTGCTGGCACGAAAAACTATTTTACTTCCGTCTGCTGAAAAGAATGGACCACCATCATATCCTTTTTCAAAAGTTAATCTTGTCTGATCACTGCCATCTAAATTCATAGTATAAATTTCTGGGTCACCATTTCTTAATGATGTAAAAACAATTTTGTCGCCTTTTGGCGAAACAGTTGCTTCCGCATCGTATCCAGGAGTATCTGTTAGTTGTCTTAGTTCATTGCCATTTTTTAAAAATATATCAAACGATTCATATAATTTCCAAACATATCCTTTAGAACGATCAGGCGGGGGAGGACATTTGTCATCTGCTTTATGCGTTGAAGCGTATATTACAGTTTCGTTGTCCGGATAAAAATATGCACAAGTTGTTCTGCCCTTACCGGTAGATATTAATTGTCTATCAGAGCCATCAATATTCATCGTAAATATTTGATCACATTCCATTGAATCAAAAGTTGCTTGGTATGATAACTTAGTTCCATCAAAAGAAAAATATGCCTCTGCGTTTTCACCATCGGCAGTTAACATTTTTATATTTTTAAAATGTTTTTCACCTTCAAACAAATATTTTTCTTGTTGAGCATTTAATCTGCCCATAAGAATTATTATACTGATTACAATAATTTTGTACGATGATCTCATAATCCTCACTAAAATTTGGTTATAAAAATAATTGATTAGTCCGGCACGTGGACAAGATAATATTCTTTTGCAGATTTGCCAATAGAAATCGCCTCACTTAAAGTCATATGCATATCATCAGGAGTGTCATCAT contains these protein-coding regions:
- a CDS encoding PD40 domain-containing protein; amino-acid sequence: MRSSYKIIVISIIILMGRLNAQQEKYLFEGEKHFKNIKMLTADGENAEAYFSFDGTKLSYQATFDSMECDQIFTMNIDGSDRQLISTGKGRTTCAYFYPDNETVIYASTHKADDKCPPPPDRSKGYVWKLYESFDIFLKNGNELRQLTDTPGYDAEATVSPKGDKIVFTSLRNGDPEIYTMNLDGSDQTRLTFEKGYDGGPFFSADGSKIVFRASRPNTPEEMSDYNDLVENGYVRPSALEIYVMDADGKNMKQITNLGKASFAPFFHPSGKKIIFSSNYQGDNPRDFNLFMINIDGTGLERITFNPSFDGFPMFSPDGKYFVFGSNRFNKKDTDTNIFIAEWVE